Part of the Anopheles gambiae chromosome 3, idAnoGambNW_F1_1, whole genome shotgun sequence genome is shown below.
ttgCAGTAAGtaatttgcatgttttttttttttgcaattaaaatgcccattttacctgtaaaaATTGTTCCACCGGAACCGTTTTATGTGCAAGCACAACACATTCGGCAGCCGACGTATCCAGAAGCGTTTCGTCGACTTCTGCTTGCACTTGCACGAGTTGCAGTAGTATAATTCGGTTTCCGCCAATTCTTCCACCTGAAAATGGGATATTAAACGTAAGATTGCTACCATTttctcacacaaaaaagcattccAGCGCAGTGATCCCCTCAAACGCACCTCGGTGAAGCTGGAAAGACAGTCGGAAATGTGACACACTGGtgccgcaccaccaccaccatccgcccCATTTGTACCGTCCGCACCGTGCTCTTTGCTGTAGTACTTCTCGGGAATGTCTAGCGATAGGTCGAGGAATGGGTCGTGCTTTTTGCTCTCCATGCCGCAGATCAGACAGCGCACCTCGCTCTGCAGCACGCCGCCGAACACGTTCGTCACGATCGAGTTGCGGCCCTTCGCCTGCAGGTGGCTCAGCCCCGACACGTTGTAGGGGTTTTTGTGCTCGCCCGACTTCGGCCCGCCCAGCTCGACCGGGAACGACACCTGCTGCAGCTCCGTGTGCAGCCGGTCGAGCATGTAGCGCAGAAACTCGTGCGCATCGTGCTGCCGGTGGCCGCGGAACTGCGGCACCACCTTCCAGATGACCAGAAACAAGCACTCCGGCGAGATGGCGCTCTTCGACCCGTCCCCGCCCTGGCTAAGGTTGAGTAGGACCTGCAACAGAgcaaaaagaggaagagggaACACCACGAAAAggcattaaaataatatttgttcTTCAACGCCCGCAATCTCTTCATCAGCAGCCGTTTACAGACCTTGCGCAGCTCCTCGACCACGAACACGTCGTCCATCGTTTCCTTCATGCTGCGCGAATGGTACGCCTTCTGCTTGTGCTTCATCTCCAGCGCGGGCATCGTGTTGAAGTAGCAGCTAAACTCCTGTATGTTGCTGAGCGACTGTAATACTGAGTTCATGAAGCAGGTGTTGCCTAGGTTGCGCAATCCGACGACCCGCCGCTGCGACTTCCGCTTCGCCGTGGTCGCACCGTTCTCGCTGTTGCTGTCGTTCGATATCGTGCGCTTGCGGGGCCGCAGCTTCCGCGAGCtgacggcggcggtggtgctcGCGGTGGCCGCTGACGGGGCGGGCACCAGCGCGGCCGGCGACGGCTCCTCCCAGCCGGAATCGCTCGACGAGGACGTGCTGCTGGCCGTTTCCTGCGTCGATTTGGACGAGCTGATCTCCTCCAGCGTGGAGGACGTCTCGGAGATCGTGTCCAGCTGGTCAGCGACGCCGGTTGCATCCTTCAGCTCTTGCCGCAGCTCCTCCAGCGCATTGTCGTCGGTGTCGTTTATCACAAACTCGTCACACTTGTAGCTGCAATGCGTGGCGGAGAATGGGAAAAAATGTCGTTAGATAGGGtatttttgctgctttgtttCGGTTTTCTGTCAAGTCAAACTTACCAAAACACGGACTGGTTCGATGTGTTCATGCAAATGTTGTGATTTTGGTGCGCGTTCGAATGCTTCAGCGCGTGGCCGTTGTCGTAGCGACCGCACAGTACCGCACCGCACTGTAAGCACATCCAGCTGTCTTTGCTGATGGAGCATTCTGTGgaaggaaaaaatgaaaaaaaacgacaaaaataTAGCCAGTGTCAATAAAATAGCATATTTTATATTGttatttaagcaaaaaaaattatgaaaacacTCCCAGAACAAAAAATTCCCCGCTTTTTGGGTTGAAAGATCAAATGGTTTTAGATACTTCTATGgccaaattttaaaaaaaatgtattacacCACTTTAAAAATAGTGCTccaatttcaatacttttccgCGGGCCTCTATCGCGCCCAGACCACACGAAAgtaacccacacacacacacacacgcacacacataatcCAACGTAGCCGTAGTAAGCATTGCTTTGGGCTGGCTCGGCTTGCGTTACGCGCTATAGGGCAtacgcacacagccacacactcGCCGGCACACGCAAGCAGAATATATGCTCAGGTAGAGTAAACCTGTATAACGCGTTTTTGGCTggatacagacacacacgggATGATGCTTCCAAGGGGTCGAAGAGAGCAAGAGGGAAAGAGCGAGAAGGCACGGAAGGGCGATGCGGTGGTGTACGCCTTTACAAAagattcaccaccaccaccagcaccgccaCCGACCATCGGCCCAACCAAGTTCATCATTTCTTTCGCTTCTCATTATCAATTCGTTCTGGCTGGCGCGTGAAGAAGAGCAAGGAGAGCAGAGCATGGCCGATGGCCTTCTGCACCCAGCAGCCCTCTCGCGTGCGCCTGTGGCCCGGCAGACCGCAGGCTACACCGCACTGCGAGGTAATTATGGATACACAGCCACAGCCCGCCGCAGTGACTGATTTGGCCATGAATGTTTTGCTATTGCATGCTATGAATGGGATGCAGCGcgcatgatgatggtgaagaAGATGGTGATGCAGTGCATTGAGCAGCATAGACGCAAAATGGGATGGGGTGGCTGCCGGGGTGCTGTGCGGTGGACTTTATATTTCCTTGGCAGCTCCACATGCGGCCGGCAGGAGCAGCCAAACACTGCTGCACCATTGCGCGCGTTTCGTGCTGATGCACATCGAGCAAGCACAGATAATGGCTAAAAATATGCATTTCATATCCTCGGATGTAGTGCTTCCCCCTCCTTGCGCTGGGACAAGAAAGTCCCGTGCGGTGTTGCTCGGAGGGAGGTGAAACCCTCAAATACGCTTACGCTAACATGTCCGCCTACGCGCGGGGCTGAAAAAAAGCCCTTTTTGCAAACACGCGCTTGCCAAGAGGCAAGAAGATAATTGGATCGCCAATCGAACCGCCAGAGGGAGaacgaaaaagagagagagagagagagagagagagagagagagagagagagagagagagagagagagagagagagagtgagagggtcAGGCCAAAGCGCATTATTTTGCGCCTCCAATTATCTACGTTGTTTTGCCCGGGGTAGCAAAAGGGCTCCTCTACAACAACGCAGCCAAGGGTTTGGGCGCGtgcctttctctctttctctctctcgctctataaGATAGGTAAGAGCAGAGTGACAggaggagaaaaaagggacacacacacaagaaggaGCAATAAATTTGACGTGTGATGTaatatcgattttttgtttacccCTTAGCTAGTATGCGGCGGCTCCAaccttcacccccccccccccccctttctaTTGCAGGGTTTCTCTGTAGACTGGTGAAAACCTTACCCGCAAAAAGGACAACTCTGTGACATACATTTCCAATGGTAACTCGAATGACATAGGCCCGCtgtgcaacaaacaacaacaacacaaagtTGAAATAGAATTTTACGAAAACTGCACGGTAAGCGAATTAGATTGAGCTCGCTTCACAAACCCTGCAAAGGGTAAAGTGCGATGAACGAGGTGGTGAGGGGAGTGAAGGTTGTGGATGATAAGACCAACCAGACGGGTTGATGTGTAGGAAGTGTGTGTTAgccaagagaaaaaaaaaattaatattccAAAAAGCTCCACAAATTTCGTGAACGTGCCGCTGATATGGTGAAGGACATCATTTGCTCGAcccgtttttcgtttttttttcgcttcttttaCATCGCGACTGACATgtctacacaaacacacgcgcacacacacacacacacatacacttcacCCTGATATAGAGGGGGTTGGTTGCGCTTCTTAACCCCGCTCTCCCTTGTTGTTCgcctttttgtttcgcttttgcacacacacacacttcctcgCGAACGTGCCACTCTCTCTACCCTTCCGCCGTCCCTTGGGCTGCGACGATTATTACTACGTTTTATCCACCTGGCAGACCCCATCCTCCatcctcatcctcatcatcgGGGAGCTCGAGGTGGGCAGTTTAGATAACACACAACTAATCGCGTGGATACGTGCGTCGTGCGGTGTGTCACCATCTCACTGCGGATAGCATTACCTGTACATTTCCACTGCTTTGACGATGCTGCTGCGGCCGATGACGCAGTAGAGGCGACCGTGAGAACGGTGGCCGGACTAGCAGCAGCGGTTACTACGTCGGACAGTGCTACCGCATCGGATACGTTCGATGCTCTCGTCGTTGCGAGGGTGACGGCGGCGGAAgcattgatgctgctgctgccactgctctTCACAGACCGGATCGATTCCCTGCCGAGACCAACGTTATTGACGATGTGGGGACAATCCATTGCCACCGACGGACACCGGGCAAGCACCGCAGTGCTCGGGCCGTTCGGATGCGGTTGCTCTGTAGCCTGCCTTCCTGCGGGATGAACGACGgagacccacacacacacacacacagggagcgtacctgtgtgtgtgtgttgctaaGGGTTTCGCGACAAAGTTAGCCGTGCCGTCGTTCTGGGCCGCAGAACACACCACGATgacacggggggggggggctgctTCGCTGTTGGGCGAATCCGCGCTTATGAAACTGCCGCCTGTGACGGTGACGGCGTGCAAGTGCTCCTCCGCTGCACACTCTTCGCTTTTCAGCCGTTccgtttcaccgttttttgttttttgcacacaACACCTTTGGGATGATTTTCgagtgggaggggggggggggggatttcttttttggtttgccCTTTCAGTAGCACCGAACGGTGGCAGCTGCGGAAGCGTATTGCGTGCGCGTACGTTGCCTCGGTCACTCGCCCGACATGTGGAAACCTTCTTACTCTAGCACTTTTCGCGTCCGTATGGCCGCCCCCAGGATGGTGCACAGGGGTGGAGGAAGAAGGTCACGGGAGTGAAGGGATTTTTATTTCTGGTGAgcgaaaagggaaaatggTGTACGGGGCCCGCCCGTACCTTTTCCGCCGTTCTGCTACTGTACCCTTCGGATGCGCTTCTTCCGGATACGGGAAGGATCGGTATGAAGGGAGAGGTTCGGGGTGGAAGGAGTTGCTGTTTGGCGAAAAACAGGGATTCGCTGCAGCGCCTACACTTTGCTAGACACTTCTACTTCTTCCTGCTGTTTCATCACTTTCGTCCCCGTCGCACTCGCACTCGGCCCAACTCAGCCTGTCACCTTCTTCGCTTGGCTGGACGACGACGTCGAATCAATCTCGCTTCAATTAGATCTCCGTGTATtagcacacacagcaccagCACAGCGCACGGACAAGCCTAGCATCAGCCAAAGCagcgcttgttttttttgttggcctATGCCCGAGAAACTccgcacacactcgcacacacggTAGTAGCGAGCTGATTTGGTGGTGCGTGCGTATAAATTTCCAGCGCCGTCGTTCGTAACGTTCGAAAACTCGCGCTGgtagcaataaaaaaagaacagccGAGTCGAGCAGGCCTCTCCAATCGGTAGCAAAGTACGGTttgaaagcacacacacacacacacacgcacacactcgcgGACGCGTCGAGAGAAGGGGGCCAAAGTTGTGCGTCGTGTGCGTGCGTACCTTTgatggtgtgttgtttttgctcaTATGGTACGTTCTGACTGGCCTTAAGCGCTGTCTACACGGGGGAGCCTCGGCTGGACGAGATGGAAATCACCAAATGCTAGTGCACTGTTGATCGGAGTTTGATTGAACTGGTATGACGGTAACATACACTTAAGTTTGATGAAATGGTAGAAAAATATGGGAATGTTTCACATTTTGATAAGCAGAGATATGGTTGAAAAGTAGATCGGTCGCAACTTGTGCGGTGGAGACAGTGCTTAATAGGGGGAATGACTTTAAATGTCAAAGGAGGCAAGAAAATTGTACAAAACTATCATCTGTCAAGATAATTAATGCGCAGGGCTGATTCACACCTTCAAATTAACTTGCAATAAATAATGAAGCAAACATTACTAATTTTGCTTTCTCTGAACACTAAAACATGTAGTCCATTGTATTTTCTTAACATTATTTCGTTTCAAAGATCGAAAATGCACCATATTTTTAAGCTTGTTTTAAGTAAATATACAATGTCAAGACATTTTTGTACAGTCTGTTCTCGAATTATGCGGTTCTCGACTTAAGCTcgagattaagcttaaacgactggaaaataaaatatccattgaaaaaaaaaaacgaaagctccatagcttcattggtttgctcaatagatggcgtattataaatcatcattatattgctgtccttttcatgcaatgtgtttcgacaaatttcatcttatcatgacctatatagccttctacctttccgagcaaaaatctatatgaatggtcgtgtggtcagatgcttgggtatcaacaccaacgaccattattCTAATCTCACTTgattcagtgctggtggttttcaTTGAAGTTTAGTATTTTAACAATCGTAttgccgttctagttctagcgatgtataacttcaatgcgaaaccattcATCTGTGGAGagggaatgagaaagctctccaagcgaggaagctcctactggttgggtatcccacaaacagatagcgccaccagcattttgctatttttagaatgcatgagtcgtttgccgtctgctaaacgaagatTTTCTATATTCCAtttaggttgagagcttgggtcgtttagaacccgtttagtggtcgtttagtgaaTTTGTGCCACTTGaggtattttttatttatttatttatttaaatcaaagttatcgggcagtatgcctaaataacttaatgcttACAGAGTACAAGTTTAAATTATGGCCCTAGAACTAACTTGAATATGCTGACGCAGCTGACTCacggattgattgaaatctgctgataaccctaacctattatacacatcaatcattttgagcagtggatcattggcaccaaaaccagtcgatgtaaaagggcttcttagtagctctctacttctaagacctctagagggagtagaaaagcaaataaataagtatgttgttaagtagtAGGAGTTGACGAcagtaccacgagaccggcggCCAAATTTTATAAAACGTTCAAAAATATAAGCAAAATCTTCAGTCAAGATTATATAAAAAACAGTTGAGGCTTGAAACAACCATTTCATGCcaaattatttgaaaatttgCTATATCTTGGCTGAAAATTGAGATATTGAACCTATGTGGAAATCCGAGATACGCGATATgtccgcattaatagcgtatgTTGAGAACAGTCTGTATAATTAATAGCCGCCTTAAAAAGCCGCTTGCCCAATCAGCCGCCGTTCACGCTTGACAGCACACGAGCAAACCAACACAACTACGCACCGCTGCTGTCAACTGCAGGTTGATACAGCATAAACATACTCGTTATGCATACTATATAACGAAAATTCCTTTTCAAAAATAGATCATTTTATCGCGAATGACCTTGGAAGATGTTTGTGATGTTCTTCTGTTACGTATTGTCACACAATAATGAATGTAGTCACCAACGTGTCTAATAAAAAACGATGTGCAGCGTTCAATTCAAATGCTGACTTCTGCACctctgtgtgcgcgcgtgtgtgtgtatgcgtgacATTCACCCTAAAATAGCGAGCTCGTTATGTGATCCCTGCTGCTGCCTCACACTGGCGCACAGTCGAACAACAGCAGTGTGCGAAACCGTACACAAAAGCGTAAAGGGCacagccgaaaaaaaaacgcagggTGTCCGCAGTACGGCGAAAACAGTAAGGTGTGTGCGGTTGTTGCGCGCAGTGCTCTTGTTTCTCTCGCGTTTGTGCGCTTCTGTTCCaccaaggtgtgtgtgtgtgagcgtgtttaTGTGTGCGTTGTGTGCCGAAATAGAAGCTAAAACAATAGAGCAGTACGAGTGCGCGAAACGAAAAGCACGCACATCCCCATTGCGCTGTGTTTCTGCAGGATTCTGCTAGCCTTTTTGCTTGTGGCCGTCACGACGGGGAAAGGTTTTGCAGTTTCGCTTATGTTGGTACGAAAGTGAAAAAAGTGGTTTACACCCTGCCCTGCCTCTGCGCTATTGGTTCGCGGAAAACAACCACCAGGAAGGAGGGGGGGTTACACAACACGAAAACAGTGAAAGCGAaccagtgagtgagtgagactGAGATGTGCGATAGAAAAtggtagtagcagcagtagctacGCCAAGATTTGCcagagttttgtgtgtgttttttgagAGTCCT
Proteins encoded:
- the LOC1275662 gene encoding ubiquitin carboxyl-terminal hydrolase 3 produces the protein MDCPHIVNNVGLGRESIRSVKSSGSSSINASAAVTLATTRASNVSDAVALSDVVTAAASPATVLTVASTASSAAAASSKQWKCTECSISKDSWMCLQCGAVLCGRYDNGHALKHSNAHQNHNICMNTSNQSVFCYKCDEFVINDTDDNALEELRQELKDATGVADQLDTISETSSTLEEISSSKSTQETASSTSSSSDSGWEEPSPAALVPAPSAATASTTAAVSSRKLRPRKRTISNDSNSENGATTAKRKSQRRVVGLRNLGNTCFMNSVLQSLSNIQEFSCYFNTMPALEMKHKQKAYHSRSMKETMDDVFVVEELRKVLLNLSQGGDGSKSAISPECLFLVIWKVVPQFRGHRQHDAHEFLRYMLDRLHTELQQVSFPVELGGPKSGEHKNPYNVSGLSHLQAKGRNSIVTNVFGGVLQSEVRCLICGMESKKHDPFLDLSLDIPEKYYSKEHGADGTNGADGGGGAAPVCHISDCLSSFTEVEELAETELYYCNSCKCKQKSTKRFWIRRLPNVLCLHIKRFRWNNFYRTKIDLRIAFPINALDMSQFVLNNGPETRRSNSSCNIYDLAAVIVHHGNGSSCGHYTSFAINNGVWMHFNDHTVKEVSSTAVAECKPYILFYIKRDPTNANRLSTIGSAAPGAAPANHQSSSSSSLS